The Campylobacter concisus sequence TAAAATGCAGGTATAACTTCGCCTTTATAGCGAGTAATGATGAAATTTTTAGTATCAGGGCTAAGCACCGCATCAATCAAAGCTTTGATCTTAGGGTTATTTTCGTTGCCAGCCTTTGTGACGATAATATTAGCGTAAGGACTGTTGGCATCTTCAAGCAAAAGTGCGTCTTTTGCCACGCTCATACCAAGATCAAGGACGAAATTTGTACTAATGGCAGCGATATCGACATCGTCAAGCGTTCTTGGTATCTGAGCACCTTCAAGCTCTACAAACTGTAAATTTTTAGAATTTTTAGTTATGTCATTTACGGTTGCAACTTTTACGTTTTTATCGATCTCTATAAGACCAGCTTTTTCTAAAATTCTAAGCGCTCTGTTGCCGTTTGATGGATCGTAAGCGATCGCCACTTTTGCGCCATCTTTTAACTCTTTTATATTTTTTATCTTTTTAGAGTAAAAGCCAAGTGGCTCAACATGG is a genomic window containing:
- a CDS encoding MetQ/NlpA family ABC transporter substrate-binding protein, producing the protein MKFIKLLTASLVALSLHAADKDHTIVVGVSPVPHAEILEFVKPKLKDKGYNLVISEISDYSIPNVATEDGSLDANFFQHLPYLEEQNKARGLHLVSVANVHVEPLGFYSKKIKNIKELKDGAKVAIAYDPSNGNRALRILEKAGLIEIDKNVKVATVNDITKNSKNLQFVELEGAQIPRTLDDVDIAAISTNFVLDLGMSVAKDALLLEDANSPYANIIVTKAGNENNPKIKALIDAVLSPDTKNFIITRYKGEVIPAF